From one Streptomyces sp. Q6 genomic stretch:
- a CDS encoding phosphoribosyl-ATP diphosphatase: MSNKTFEELFTELQQKAATGDPATSRTAELVGKGVHAIGKKVVEEAAEVWMAAEYEGKDAAAEEISQLLYHVQVMMVARGISLDDVYAHL, from the coding sequence ATGTCCAATAAGACGTTCGAGGAGCTCTTCACCGAGCTCCAGCAGAAGGCCGCCACGGGCGACCCCGCCACTTCCCGCACCGCAGAGCTGGTCGGCAAGGGCGTCCATGCCATCGGCAAGAAGGTCGTCGAGGAGGCCGCCGAAGTCTGGATGGCCGCCGAGTACGAGGGCAAGGACGCAGCCGCCGAGGAGATCTCGCAGCTGCTCTACCACGTCCAGGTGATGATGGTCGCTCGCGGCATCTCCCTCGACGACGTGTACGCCCACCTCTGA
- the ribH gene encoding 6,7-dimethyl-8-ribityllumazine synthase has translation MSGKGAPELSVKNCGDLRVAVIAAQWHEKVMDGLVDGALRALNELGISEPTVLRVPGSFELPVVAKVLAGRGYDAIVALGVVIRGGTPHFDYVCQGVTNGLTQVSVDTGVPIGFGVLTCDTEEQALDRAGIEGSNEDKGHEAVTAAVATATTLRTVSEPWR, from the coding sequence GTGAGCGGCAAGGGTGCACCCGAACTGAGCGTGAAGAACTGCGGCGACCTGCGCGTCGCCGTCATCGCCGCCCAGTGGCACGAGAAGGTCATGGACGGACTCGTCGACGGCGCCCTGCGCGCCCTGAACGAGCTGGGTATCAGCGAGCCCACCGTCCTGCGCGTCCCCGGCAGCTTCGAGCTCCCGGTCGTCGCCAAGGTCCTCGCGGGCCGCGGCTACGACGCGATCGTCGCGCTCGGCGTCGTCATCCGCGGCGGCACCCCGCACTTCGATTACGTGTGCCAGGGCGTCACCAACGGCCTCACCCAGGTCTCCGTCGACACCGGCGTCCCGATCGGCTTCGGCGTACTGACCTGCGACACCGAGGAGCAGGCGCTCGACCGCGCCGGCATCGAGGGCTCGAACGAGGACAAGGGCCACGAAGCGGTCACCGCGGCCGTCGCCACCGCGACCACGCTGCGTACCGTCTCCGAGCCCTGGCGTTAA